Within Cucumis melo cultivar AY chromosome 4, USDA_Cmelo_AY_1.0, whole genome shotgun sequence, the genomic segment GTCCAAGTTCCTTAGATCTTCACTACATCACTTTTTGGTGCTACACTGTAAAAAGTATTAGACAGGCACTTTGCTTTATCTTGATTTTTTCCCCTTGGTTTTACTTTTACACTGTTTGAGATACCTGCTTAATCTTCGTTTCAATTTTGTTTGATCAGCATCATGGAGTTGGTAAGTCATTCGAAAGTTCTATCCTGTCTTGTATTCGTGGTTTAGTATGATTGTTTTGACTTTGCAGTTATAATGAAGAGTGGAGGTTGGTACTATAAGGATCGGTTAGGTCGTACTCGGGGACCATTGGAACTAATTACCCTGAAAACAGCCTGGGGTGGTGGGATTATTGACAAGGATACATTTATCTGGGGGGAGGACATGGACGAATGGGCGCCAATTCACATGGTTTACGGATTGGAGCGTGCAATTGCCACTTGGGAAGGTCAGCCTAGCTCCCGTGTCTATCTCTTCACTTGTTTTAGTAGTTATGAAGTTGAAGGTTACCATTATGTAGGGTATCAAGAAACTTGCCCTGAAGTTTTAATATCAATTACTGTATGCTTAACTTGAGCTGTACTTATTATTAGTCTTAAAGTAGATCAACAAATGATAGTTCAAGATGGAGCGTTCCTTTTAATTTGTTGAAGACATATCTCAAACCGAATTAGAACATACTTCTTtccttttaaattttcattacGGCTACATCACGACAGTCAAACTTTAAACATGACATGTCATGAACAAACATTTGCAGTGCATACTGTAACTCCTTTTGGGCAGACAGAACAGCCTCTAATTTGTTGACCTGCTGATTTCCGACGTAGGAGTTTATTGTCAGCTGGGTTTTTGGCTGAGAGGAACAAAAGGCCATTTTTTTCATGTGTTCTTAAATTGTTGTTGGAATTAGTAAAGATAAATATGCTCCCGAATACACCTGCTTACATTCTAGAATGTGGTGTACAGCACTAGTAGAGCTTAGAACGAATTCAAATGACACCATATATAGAAAAAACAGAACGTCACAGTCAATATCACTCTGATTGGTACTTACTTTATTTATGATTAGCTGCCTTCTTTAGCGCAGTTCCTATCTTTATGTTCTAACCTCGTCTGATTTATTGACGAACCTCTTACAAACTGGTTTACTGGCTCATCATATGTTTATGCAGTTAGACTTGGTGCTGCTGCCACTGCTTTTCTTCACAAATTGCAGAAAGGCATACCTCCATGGGTTCCTCTCAAGGGACGTGAGAAGAAAACCTACAAGCAACTGCAACAAGAGGCTTTAGAGAGCAAGAGACGAGATCTAGCAGTATTAGCAGCTAATGACGGTGTTTGGCCAGGCGTTAGAATTCCTAGCCATGCACTTTTTCTCTGGGCAAGTGGACCGGAGCTGACATCCCTTTTGGAGGAAGATCACATGCCAAACAAGTACATCCCGAGGGATCTAAGGTATGTGCCTAAACCCACATTCTGTTTATTATGGCCCTATTTTTTGAAGCACAACCATTTCAGTCGCATCAGTTATAAATCCAGGGTGATAATTGTTAGACAATGGCACTTGAGATCCTTGTGGTAAAGTCGGTGGTGATTAAAGTCTAGGTGGTTGGCAAATGTATATTCTATATACTTTAAGTAAAACCATATCATTACATTCTATGGAAGAAATAAGAAAGTTTATTTCCCTTTAATAGTTCATTACATTGTTGAGGATGAAATGCCCTTAAGATTGGCCGTTGCAGTAACCTTTTGGAAATATAATCCAACTTTGGAGATTTCTTCTCCATTAGATTCTTATACATAAGTCGTGGTCGTTGTCTGTTATGACAGGTATCAATTAGCGGAAGTTATACCCGGGTTAAGACCATGGGAGGTTTTAAGCGTGGAGCAAGCGATGGACCAGATAACATATAATGGCGAATGGCATCGTGAAGCTCTTGGATCATACTCAACAGGTCCTCCATACATCAGGGAATGGAATAAAAATTTCAAGGTACAGTACATACTATGCACGCGTTCTTACAACTTTGCTGATCTTGATGAGGGTAATCATGTCAAGTAATGAAACGTCTGGCCCATTCTTGCAGCACTTGGTAAACTCGTACATAAAGATCAGCGCTAGTGTTTGCAATAGATTGGAGCGGTCGATTCCTGGTTTCGATAAAGTAATGGAGAAGATTGAGGCTGATAGGAATGCCAGATACCGTAGGCGGAGGGAGAGGAGTAAGGCGAGGAGGAGAGCTGAATTAAAGAGAAAAATCTTCGTCAAACTCAGAAACGATCCATAAATTACCATACTTTAATGGGATTGAGGAGTGATTTCCAAAAAATCTAATTCTCGTGCAAACTTGATTGTAAGCTCAGATCCTTACCGTCCAAAGAACACCAATTGGTCTTGTTTGTGACATTTTTGGGTTCCTTTTGTAACATTTAAGCAGTATTTTCAAGGATAAATGTAAAGTAAATCTTGAGTAGTTCCACATAAAGACGATGGGCATTAAGTTTGCACAAAAATGATTTGAATAGCTCGAGATTTCAGGCTGACTTTGCATACCAAAAAGGAAAGTGGTTATCTAAATATTTCAAGCTTTAAGGGCAATCAAAAtgtaatcaaattttataagtTTGATTATTAATTCTGGTCCCTATTTTATTTGCTAtactttcaataaatcttatttttaatttatcgCCGACTCTTCTAAGAAACAAATATAGTTTTTGTTACTTTTTCTCATAAATTTTAGAAACTTATTCACAAATTATTACCACTAGTATTATACTtcaaactaacaataaaaaCTTACTCTAGTTGAAACGAGACAATGTACACAATGATTTATTATTTCGAAGCCGATAAAAATTTGATTGTATGGAAGATTAATTAGTCATTATTAAAGTTTGGCATTTTACTCCATTATTCCAATTATTTAGTTTATTGCtaatttaaaacattaattttgttatattagtttatggttgaaaaaaaaaatgtcccaAGGCCGACATATGCACACAACTGTTTAGAGATTTTAGGCCCATAACTCATAGCCGAACCGATAGGAATGAGGCCTTTTTGTCTGCAGCTGGGCCCAAAAGAATGTGGTtcatattaaaaagaaaagaaaagaaaagaaaagaaaagaaaagaaaagttaggGCAAAGTTCAAATTGAAATGGTGTGGAGTTTCTatagaataaaagaaaatggaggatttAGAGGCAGTTAATGGTGTGGTTATTTGGTGGAATGTCACcatattgtttctttttcttcttctttacacCAAGAAAATGTTCCCAACTTGAAGAAGGTTTTGACATTCAAACTTGGGAGTATTACACATTACATAATTgtataataaataacaaaataactATAGGAAGTGCACAAccaagtaattaaattaaataatacaaATGGTTTCAAAAGGCCGAAGAATCAATGgtatatataatttgttattTCATGAGCCACTCTTAATGTAACTCATTAATTACCGCCCCTAAATGTTATATGCACATAAATAGTTTTTAAACCTAAATGTCAATGTTAAGTAGGATTGTATATGGAGAAATTCTATCTAATGCATCAATGCTTAAATAAAAATCAAGATTCTTCGAGAAGttcttttctatatttaataaaaaattttgaaagatAATTCGAGCACCGAATCAATTTGAAGTCGTTAGATCTCTTACAATGGACAAGATCAATTTTTTAACCCTTATACGAAGGTGAATTTGGAATTATCAGATTTGCTTAATTGCTAAGTTTTTTTGTGATATGGAAAACCTAGTGGTCTAATCGTCGTATCATCCTAAAATGTCAAACTAAGAAATTTTGTAACTTCTATTTAATTTCTATAGCAGAATCCTTTCATTTTTGCTTGCGGATTTTACTCTAAAATTTGTTTATGTGTTTTCTATAGTcttatttttattcttctttattattattattattttcaagtGTGATCTTATTCTATTCGGTCACAACCCTTTTTTACCATATTAATTGTGGTAAATTAGCTTATTTTAtgtaaaaaaagataataaaaaaccACACTAAATCTTTTTAAAAGACAAACCAAATGATTATTAGTAAGTTGGATATGTATAAATTTCGAACCCCACTTATGATATGGGCAAATAAGtttaaaaggttaaatatacacataaaaaagaatgaagatATGGATGTAAAAATTCATACGAAAAACAAGAGTTTGAAGAAAAGGTTGAATTGTTGATGAACTTAAACATTTATTCTCTGTagaactaaaattgaaaattttcacATTCCCGGGCATGGCGTCATTGGTGAAGGCTTCATTTCATAAAGGCTTTTCAAGCCTTTCCTCTCTATTCAAATTCTTCCATACTCTTCTCTTTTACCATTAATCTTAAAGGTGCACCCACCCATCTCCCATTTAGCAAGTtgcatatattattatttagttGATGAGAGATTTAATTAACACATTTGCCCTTGCTTCCCTTTGTTATTAATCTACAACCCCTTTTGTTTTGTTTCGGCCACAAACTTAATATTCATTCAACACGATGATGCTAACTAcgtctatgttatgtatggcccaTTCCCATTCTCCCACTTCCTTTGTGGGCTCCAACTACATTAAACCACCTCTTCAATTAGTGTGAACATCAATTGAGAAATTATTGTTTCTTGTGTTATAAATGTTTTCCTTTAGTTCTATTCGGGaccaatttttttctttcttttttttttttggtacaaGATGTGAGGTTATATGAATTTCAAATTCactttagaaagaagaaaaagaaaatctattTAAGTTATTGCTTAATAAGTGATAGTGAATTAGAGTATTATTATGGGTAACAAAGGGGGGTTTGATTTAAACCCTCTAAACAAAAGGATGGGAAGGGAAGCTTTGTATATAAAAACCAAAGGCAAGAGAAGGATATTTTGGTAATATCGTTTGATAAAGTTACGCTTTCGCTTGGTATTTAAAGATCCTTCGCTCATGTCTTTCGTTTGTGGTTCAAACGGGAAAGCCGAAACCGAGAGGCTGAGCTAATCGTTCAACTGCCGGACCGCCCAAAAGAATCGCCGCCGTCCACCGCCGTGGCGGCTGGCAAGTTTGAAATCCTCTCtttcgttttttatttttttgttttgggtCTCCGGTAGATTTTGTTAAAACCCACTCTTCACTGGAAAATGCCTTCAAAACCCTCTGTATCTTCTGTTCTAATAGACCGATTCAACGGCTCCGATCCAATCCATTGCCAGAAAGAGGCTCACAAATGGTCTCAGGTGCCGGAATCCGTGGCCGTCTACCATACCTATGCGGTGGGGCCCAACCAGACTTGTTCCGCCGTGGTCCAAGAAATCGCCGCCCCCATTTCTACCGTCTGGTCGGTGGTCCGGCGATTCGATAACCCTCAGGCCTACAAACACTTCGTCAAGAGCTGCCACGTGGTCGTCGGCGATGGAAACGTGGGGACTCTCCGGGAGGTACACGTCATCTCCGGCCTTCCCGCAGGGTGCAGTACCGAACGCCTTGAGATTCTGGACGACGAACACCACATCCTGAGCTTCAGTATGATCGGTGGCGACCACCGCCTCGCTAACTACAGATCCATCACCACACTTC encodes:
- the LOC103486261 gene encoding protein TIC 56, chloroplastic, yielding MTSINFNPFENWFSRRPNPIPPLNLFAFRDSLSQKSSTSPNFASISLSNIFKRPRKPKKATDEPGYYGKMLEQFYWECDNLPDYRHTPEVEKILSEDPVFENKETPTQEELEKNEKLWKAMRDSPVVQFLERAEEIAAKYNELELKANENPYRNEDKKLWRAIPHVPGLDGRPMPRKAIKTDRESDDKFWDFARQFFFGLWGFQQRPYPPGRPIDVAQAIGYKRLEKRYYDFIMKSGGWYYKDRLGRTRGPLELITLKTAWGGGIIDKDTFIWGEDMDEWAPIHMVYGLERAIATWEVRLGAAATAFLHKLQKGIPPWVPLKGREKKTYKQLQQEALESKRRDLAVLAANDGVWPGVRIPSHALFLWASGPELTSLLEEDHMPNKYIPRDLRYQLAEVIPGLRPWEVLSVEQAMDQITYNGEWHREALGSYSTGPPYIREWNKNFKHLVNSYIKISASVCNRLERSIPGFDKVMEKIEADRNARYRRRRERSKARRRAELKRKIFVKLRNDP
- the LOC103486260 gene encoding abscisic acid receptor PYL4-like, with translation MPSKPSVSSVLIDRFNGSDPIHCQKEAHKWSQVPESVAVYHTYAVGPNQTCSAVVQEIAAPISTVWSVVRRFDNPQAYKHFVKSCHVVVGDGNVGTLREVHVISGLPAGCSTERLEILDDEHHILSFSMIGGDHRLANYRSITTLHPSSAEGGNKTVVVESYAVDTPPGNTKDDTIVFVDTILRCNLQSLAQLAENLHKRNNQSPP